The genomic region ACTGCAGTGACTCCATGTTCGAAAGTCGCACCCGCCCCTGCCTGCAATACCAGATCAAGCGCTGCAGCGCGCCTTGCGTCGAAAAGATCAACCGCGAGGGGTATGCCACCCTTGTCGATGACGCCCAGCGCTTCCTCGAAGGCAAGACCACCTCTGTCCAGGCCGATCTGGCCAAGGCAATGACCGAAGCCAGCGCCGCGATGGAATTCGAACGCGCCGCCGCCCTGCGCGACCGGATCAAGGCGCTGACGCAGGTCCAGCAGACGCAAGGCATCAACCCCCAGGGCGTGGCCGAGGCGGATGTGGTCGCGCTCCATCTGGAGCATGGCCAGGCCTGCGTGCAGGTCTTCTTCATCCGCGCCAACCAAAGCTGGGGCAACCGCGACTTCTACCCCAAGACCGGCGCGGGCGCGGAGGAGCCGGAGATCATGGAGGCCTTCCTCACCCAGTTCTACGATGACAAGGAACCCCCGCGCCTTGTCCTCCTCTCCCACCCGGTGGAAAACCCCGACCTCGTGGCCGAGGCTTTGGCCATCCGCGCCGGTCGCAAGGTGGAACTCGCCGTCCCCCAGCGCGGCGAAAAGGCCGAACTGGTGGAAAACGCCGCAAGGAACGCCCGCGAAAGCCTTGCCCGCCGGATGGCGGAATCGACCACGCAGAACAAGCTGCTGACCGGTCTGGCCGAGGCCTTCGATCTGGACACCCCGCCGCAGCGGATCGAGGTTTACGACAACTCCCACATTCAGGGCACCAATGCCGTGGGCGGGATGATCGTTGCGGGGCCGGAAGGCTTCCTGAAATCGCAATACCGCAAGTACAACATCAAGTCTGATGCCGGGGCCAACTCCGACGACTTCGGCATGATGAAGGAAGTCCTGACCCGCCGCTTCGAACGCCTGTTGAAGGAAGACCCCGAGCGGAAGTCGGACATGTGGCCCGACCTTCTGCTGATCGACGGCGGCGCGGGGCAGGTGTCGGCGGTGGCCGAGATCATGTCCGAACTGGGGGTGGAGGACATCCCGATGGTCGGCGTCGCCAAAGGCATCGACCGCGACGCGGGCAAGGAGGAATTCCACCGCCCCGGCGAACGCCCCTTCGCCCTGCAACGGAACGACCCGGTGCTCTACTTCATCCAGCGCCTGCGGGATGAGGCCCACCGCTGGGCCATCGGCGCCCACCGCGCCAAGCGGGCCAAGGCGGTCAGCCTGACGCCCCTCGACGACATCCCCGGCATCGGAGCCACCCGCAAACGCGCCCTCCTGCAACACTTCGGCAGCGCCAAAGCCGTCGCACGGGCGGGCCTGTCAGACCTGCAGGCCGTGGACGGGATTTCCGAGGCAATGGCGAAGACGATCGCGGACTACTTCTCGGCGAAGGGGTGAATGCGGCAAAATCGTAGGGTGCGCTACAGCGCACCATCGCGGCATGCAGAGAGGCTTCCTCTGCGTTTTAGGGTCCTGTTATATGGGTCGAGAACGATTATATGGGTCGAGAACGAGTTTGCGCTTAGGGAATTGGCAAACCGGTACTGAGTTCTGGTTGTCCCGAATCTCTTCCCATCCAGCCGATCGGGCCAAACATCATTCAACCACCCCAGCACCCCCTCAACCCGCCCCTCCGTCACCGCCTCCTCCGTGATCTCCAGCGTCACCGCCTTCAGCCGCACCCCCTCACCAAACACCGCCGCAAGGCCCTTTGGGTCCACCCTCCGCACCGTCTCGGGCTTGGTGATGTCGTCAAAAGTCACGAGCATAGGGATCAGATCGCCGGACAGCGTCACAGGTTCGGTTTGCCGTGGAATCGCGCGCAGCCACTCTCCGCGCGTCATGCCCTCGAAGCGATCCTTTGCCGCCCGTGCAAACAGCTCCTCGCTGCCACCGATCAGCGCAACGAGATATTTGCCCGGCAGAACCTCGACCACCGTCGCCTCGCCGATCAGGTCATAAGCGACCTCCCTCCCGGTTATGGTTTGGCCGCCTCCATAGAAACTGACGCGCACCTCGATGACCGACGATCCGGTGACCTCACCTGTGGGCGTGTGAATGACGACAGTCAGCTTCTGCCGCCAGCGATGCGTTTCAGGCGCGAAGGTCATCCAGACTATTGCAACAAGTGCAAGAAGAACCGCCGCCAGACCTACAACCACCCGCATCCCGAACCACCCAACCTCAACCGCTCCGCCTCACCCTACCACACCCCCGCCAAGCCGACCCCCTCCGAAACCCCCACCTTTCTCTTCGCCAAATATCCCCGCCGGAGGCATACCCGAGCCTTTTGCGCGTCCTTCACGCGCAAAGGGCGAGACAAAGGGTCTTCGCGCGGCACGCGCTCCTTTTCACAACGGCATCAGCCCGGCGACCCGGATGACGACGATCCCCCTTCCCCCTCTCCCCCCCTTCGTCTACGAATTCCTCATGCGCTGGAACATTCCGAACATCCTGACCGTCATCCGCCTGCTGGCCGCCCCGGGCGTGGCGATCATGTTCCTCTACTTCCACCGCCCCTGGGCCGACTGGTTTGCGCTGGCGCTTTTCGTGGGGGCAGCCATCACCGATTGGTTCGACGGCTACCTTGCCCGGCTCTGGAAGCAGGAATCCAAGTTCGGCGCGATGCTCGACCCCATCGCCGACAAGGCCATGGTGGTGATCGCGCTGATGGTCCTGACCGGCTACAACGGGATGAACCCCTGGCTGATCCTTCCCGCCACCGTCATCCTGTTCCGTGAGGTGTTTGTGGGCGGCCTTCGGGAATTCCTTGGTTCCAAGGCCGGGCTTTTGCAGGTCACCAAGCTGGCAAAGTGGAAGACCACCGCCCAGATGGTTGCCATCGCCGTGTTGTTCCTTGGCACCGGGCTGGACTACCTGAACGTCCTCGCGCTGGAGGGGATGACCCCGGAGCAGCACATCGCGGCCGTCGTTGCCGGTGAGGCTGAGGCGATCCGCACCTGTGGCTCGCGCGACTGTGCGTCCTATGCGAACGTGGTCGGGATCGGGCTATTGTGGCTGGCGGCCTTTCTGACGCTGCTGACGGGGTGGGAGTATTTCTCGAAATCCCTGCCATTTCTGCGGGATGAAAAATGATCGACGTCCTCTACTTCGCCTGGGTGCGGGAACGGATCGGGCTGCCGCGCGAACGGGTGCAGACCTCGGCCGTGACTGTGGCCGGGCTGATCGACGAATTGCGCGCCCGGGAAGACCGCTATGCTGCCGCGTTCGCCGACCTCTCGGCCCTGCGCGTGGCGCTGGATCAGGAGCTGTCGTCCTTTGATGCCCCCCTTGCCGGGGTGCGTGAGGTGGCGTTCTTTCCTCCGATGACCGGGGGCTGAGATGCGCCTGTCGGTCCAGTCCGCGCCCTTTGATCTGGGGGCCGAGACCGCCCGCTTTGCCAGTGGCGTCACCGGGGCCGGGGCGGTGGTGACCTTCACCGGGATCGTCCGCGATGACTCCGGGTCCTTGGCGGCGATGGAGATCGAGCATTATCCCGGCATGACCGAGAAGGCGATTGCCGGGATCGTCGAGGAAGCCTCGGCGCGCTGGCATCTGGCGGATGTGCTGGTGATCCACCGTTTCGGGCGGCTTGGCCCGGGTGAGGCGATCATGATGGTGGCGACGGCGGCGGCGCATCGGGGGGATGCTTTCGCCGCGGCGGAGTTCCTGATGGACTACCTCAAGTCGCGGGCACCCTTCTGGAAGAAAGAGATCGGGGCTGATGGGGCCGAGTGGGTGGCTGCGAAGGAGGCTGACGAGGTGGCCCTGAAGCGGTGGTAGTGTCCCTGCAAGGGACATCCTTCACAGGCAATGATTTCAAGGGCTTGGACAGCCCGATTCACGAACCCTTAACATTTGATCCGAAACGGGACCGCCAGCTGGGCTGCAGATCCCCGGGCTTTGCGCTGGCCATAAAGACCGCGCGGGCAATGGCGCGGGCAAGGCAGGTGGCTGCAGCGTGGCCGATCTGGAAGCTGTCGGTCACTGGGTCGGCCATCGCCCGCGCCCCGGTCGAGGCGCTGAACACAAGGTCACCGTCCAGCAGCGTATGCGACGGCACCAGCGCCCGCGCCATCCCGTCATGCGCGGCGATTGCCATGCGGTGCGCCTGCGCCTTGGTCAGCGCGGCGTCGGTGGCGACGATGGCAATTGTCGTCGCCTCGCCCAGCCGCTTGCGCGGCAGGGGGGCGTCCTCAGGGATCATCGGCGCCGGTCCAAGGCCGCCGAATTCTGCGCCTTCCTCCCATGGGGCGGCCCAGAAGTGGGCGCTTTCCCCCACCGTGGCAGACCCAAGCGCGTTCACGGCCACCAACGCACCCACAGTAATCCCCGACGGCAGGACGGCAGAGGCCGAGCCAAGACCGCCCTTCAGCGTGCCGGTCATTGCCCCAAAGCCAGCGCCTGCCGTGCCGAGGGTGAAGGTGTCACTCGCAGCCTCCAGCGCCGCGCGGCCAAGCGCGGGATAGGGGCTATCCGTCCAATCCTTGTCGCCGCCGTTCAGCAGGTCGAACAAGATTGCGCCCGGCACGATCGGAACCTGTACTGGGCCGACAGCAAAGCCCCGGCCCATGGCGCGCAGGCCCGCCATGATGCCCAAGCCTGCGTCCAGCCCGAAGGCCGAGCCGCCACAGAGGAAGAGCGCATCCACCTCTTGCACCAGCTTGTCCGGGGCCAGAACGTCGGTTTCCCGGGTGCCGGGAGCGCCGCCCATCACATGCACGGCCGCCACGAAGGGGCGGTCGGCGGTCAAGACAGTGACGCCGGAGCGCAGGGCTGCATCCTGTGCGTTGCCGACACGCAGGCCCGGCACATCGGTGATCAGGTTGAGGGGGCCGGAGCGCATCAGATGTGGACCTTGGTCACCGCAGTGGCCGGATCGCCGGTGTTTGGGGTGCCCGCGGGTTCGATCAGAAGAAGGTGGGTTTCAACCACTGCACGGGGGCGGTGCTGCATGCCCTTGGGGACCACGAAAACCTCACCCGGTTTCAGCGTGACGGTGCCATCGGGCAGATCGATCATCAGCTCACCAGAAAGGACCATGAAGAAATCATCAGTGTCGGGGTGGTCGTGCCAGGTAAACTCGCCCAGTACCTT from Tabrizicola piscis harbors:
- a CDS encoding cupin domain-containing protein, which produces MTPINLAEKLSQFSAHWSPHIVGAFNGHDLMVVKVLGEFTWHDHPDTDDFFMVLSGELMIDLPDGTVTLKPGEVFVVPKGMQHRPRAVVETHLLLIEPAGTPNTGDPATAVTKVHI
- the pgsA gene encoding CDP-diacylglycerol--glycerol-3-phosphate 3-phosphatidyltransferase; the protein is MRWNIPNILTVIRLLAAPGVAIMFLYFHRPWADWFALALFVGAAITDWFDGYLARLWKQESKFGAMLDPIADKAMVVIALMVLTGYNGMNPWLILPATVILFREVFVGGLREFLGSKAGLLQVTKLAKWKTTAQMVAIAVLFLGTGLDYLNVLALEGMTPEQHIAAVVAGEAEAIRTCGSRDCASYANVVGIGLLWLAAFLTLLTGWEYFSKSLPFLRDEK
- a CDS encoding P1 family peptidase, with protein sequence MRSGPLNLITDVPGLRVGNAQDAALRSGVTVLTADRPFVAAVHVMGGAPGTRETDVLAPDKLVQEVDALFLCGGSAFGLDAGLGIMAGLRAMGRGFAVGPVQVPIVPGAILFDLLNGGDKDWTDSPYPALGRAALEAASDTFTLGTAGAGFGAMTGTLKGGLGSASAVLPSGITVGALVAVNALGSATVGESAHFWAAPWEEGAEFGGLGPAPMIPEDAPLPRKRLGEATTIAIVATDAALTKAQAHRMAIAAHDGMARALVPSHTLLDGDLVFSASTGARAMADPVTDSFQIGHAAATCLARAIARAVFMASAKPGDLQPSWRSRFGSNVKGS
- the moaD gene encoding molybdopterin converting factor subunit 1; translated protein: MIDVLYFAWVRERIGLPRERVQTSAVTVAGLIDELRAREDRYAAAFADLSALRVALDQELSSFDAPLAGVREVAFFPPMTGG
- the uvrC gene encoding excinuclease ABC subunit UvrC, with amino-acid sequence MDENPKTTVRVGHDVIQDYLRTLDGSPGVYRMLNAASEVLYVGKARNLKARVSNYARPSGHSGRIARMIHETASMMFLTTRTELEALLLEQNLIKQLKPRYNVLLRDDKSFPNILISSEHPYPQIKKHRGKKSEKGAYFGPFASAGAVNRTLNQLQKVFLLRNCSDSMFESRTRPCLQYQIKRCSAPCVEKINREGYATLVDDAQRFLEGKTTSVQADLAKAMTEASAAMEFERAAALRDRIKALTQVQQTQGINPQGVAEADVVALHLEHGQACVQVFFIRANQSWGNRDFYPKTGAGAEEPEIMEAFLTQFYDDKEPPRLVLLSHPVENPDLVAEALAIRAGRKVELAVPQRGEKAELVENAARNARESLARRMAESTTQNKLLTGLAEAFDLDTPPQRIEVYDNSHIQGTNAVGGMIVAGPEGFLKSQYRKYNIKSDAGANSDDFGMMKEVLTRRFERLLKEDPERKSDMWPDLLLIDGGAGQVSAVAEIMSELGVEDIPMVGVAKGIDRDAGKEEFHRPGERPFALQRNDPVLYFIQRLRDEAHRWAIGAHRAKRAKAVSLTPLDDIPGIGATRKRALLQHFGSAKAVARAGLSDLQAVDGISEAMAKTIADYFSAKG
- a CDS encoding molybdenum cofactor biosynthesis protein MoaE; the encoded protein is MRLSVQSAPFDLGAETARFASGVTGAGAVVTFTGIVRDDSGSLAAMEIEHYPGMTEKAIAGIVEEASARWHLADVLVIHRFGRLGPGEAIMMVATAAAHRGDAFAAAEFLMDYLKSRAPFWKKEIGADGAEWVAAKEADEVALKRW